Proteins found in one Deinococcus sp. Leaf326 genomic segment:
- a CDS encoding undecaprenyl-diphosphate phosphatase, giving the protein MDWFYAIVYGIVEGITEFLPISSTGHLILAGNLMGVPWPKEVKDTFEVVIQGGAILAVLAYYWRDFLKIRHIGHDRGQQRLWLGVVVACIPAVVLGLLFGDTIKANLFRPSVVAWALIVGGVVIWLVESRRVTPKVHDIETIGVGRSLLIGALQCLALLWPGFSRSASSILGGMVLGLDRPTATKFSFYLGVPTLGGAALLDFIKSREILGQIGVLNVVLGAAVSFVVAYIAIGWLLRFVSTNNFKGFAVYRVVVGALILVLIATGVMTNGSLA; this is encoded by the coding sequence ATGGACTGGTTCTACGCCATCGTATACGGGATCGTGGAGGGCATCACCGAGTTTTTGCCCATCAGCTCCACCGGTCACCTCATTCTCGCGGGTAACCTCATGGGCGTGCCCTGGCCCAAGGAAGTCAAGGACACCTTCGAGGTGGTCATTCAGGGCGGCGCGATTCTCGCGGTGCTGGCGTACTACTGGCGCGACTTTCTCAAGATCCGGCACATCGGGCACGACCGCGGCCAGCAGCGGCTGTGGCTGGGCGTGGTCGTGGCCTGCATCCCGGCCGTGGTGCTGGGCCTGCTGTTCGGAGACACGATCAAGGCGAACCTGTTCCGGCCCAGCGTGGTTGCCTGGGCCCTCATCGTGGGCGGGGTCGTCATCTGGCTCGTCGAGAGCCGCCGCGTCACCCCCAAGGTTCACGACATCGAGACCATCGGGGTGGGCCGCTCGCTGCTCATCGGCGCCCTGCAGTGCCTCGCCCTGCTGTGGCCGGGCTTCTCGCGCAGCGCGAGCAGCATCCTGGGCGGCATGGTGCTGGGCCTGGACCGCCCCACCGCCACCAAGTTCAGCTTCTACCTGGGGGTGCCCACGCTGGGCGGCGCGGCGCTGCTGGACTTCATCAAGAGCCGCGAGATCCTGGGCCAGATCGGCGTCCTGAACGTCGTGCTGGGCGCGGCCGTGAGCTTCGTGGTCGCATATATCGCCATCGGCTGGCTGCTGCGCTTCGTCTCGACGAACAACTTCAAGGGCTTCGCCGTGTACCGCGTGGTGGTCGGCGCTCTCATCCTGGTGCTGATCGCCACGGGCGTCATGACCAACGGCTCGCTGGCGTAG
- the ttcA gene encoding tRNA 2-thiocytidine(32) synthetase TtcA — MTHDPVLPSPAAAPQPLPASPAERSRLLAPVARLAGQAISDYGMIEEGDLVMVCLSGGKDSYALLDVLLHLQRRAPVRFGLVALNLDQGQPGFPKDVLPRYLADLGVAHELVYQDTYSVVKAKTPVGKTTCALCSRLRRGALYAHARRLGATKIALGHHREDILETLFMNLFFGARLKAMPPKLQSDDCSNVVIRPLAYVPEADIVRYAQAARFPIIPCDLCGAQANLQREVVGRMLQDWEREHPGRLNNILRSLTRVTPSHLLDRDLYDFTGLGTPPAEGDRAFDPEDLPTREFLTDLGELELLG; from the coding sequence ATGACCCACGACCCTGTCCTGCCCTCCCCCGCCGCTGCCCCCCAGCCGCTCCCCGCCTCGCCTGCGGAACGCAGCCGGCTGCTCGCGCCGGTCGCCCGTCTCGCGGGGCAGGCGATCAGCGACTACGGCATGATCGAGGAGGGCGACCTCGTAATGGTCTGCCTTTCGGGCGGCAAGGACAGCTACGCGCTGCTGGACGTGTTGCTCCACCTGCAGCGCCGCGCGCCGGTCCGCTTCGGGCTCGTGGCCCTGAACCTCGATCAGGGGCAGCCGGGCTTTCCGAAGGACGTGCTGCCGCGCTACCTCGCGGACCTGGGGGTGGCGCACGAACTCGTGTATCAGGACACCTACAGCGTCGTGAAGGCCAAGACACCTGTGGGCAAGACCACCTGCGCGCTGTGCAGCCGCCTGCGCCGGGGCGCGCTGTACGCCCACGCCCGGCGGCTGGGGGCCACCAAGATCGCGCTGGGGCACCACCGCGAGGACATCCTCGAAACCCTGTTCATGAACCTGTTCTTCGGCGCGCGGCTCAAGGCCATGCCGCCCAAGCTGCAGTCGGACGACTGCAGCAACGTGGTCATCCGGCCGCTGGCCTACGTGCCCGAGGCCGACATCGTGCGCTACGCGCAGGCCGCCCGCTTTCCCATCATTCCCTGCGACCTGTGCGGCGCTCAGGCGAATCTGCAGCGCGAAGTCGTGGGGCGGATGCTTCAGGACTGGGAACGCGAGCACCCAGGGCGGTTGAACAACATCCTGCGCTCGCTCACCCGCGTGACCCCCAGCCACCTGCTCGACCGCGACCTGTACGACTTCACTGGGCTGGGCACCCCGCCGGCCGAGGGCGACCGCGCCTTCGACCCCGAGGACCTGCCGACGCGGGAATTCCTGACCGACCTGGGTGAACTCGAGCTGCTGGGCTGA
- a CDS encoding aminoglycoside phosphotransferase family protein: MFTPWLGRWALTPDGDPIQTRSSDLLPVRFRGTAAMLKVARTAEEQTGHRLMVWLDGAGAARVYAYEGPALLMERLPGGDLTLLPPRGHDDEATRVLCSVAAHIHQPRPRPWPELTPLRVWFRSLEAAAPRGGLYARAWTQARALLDDPQDRRPLHGDLHHGNVRLGAGGEWRVIDPKGLLGERGFDYANIFCNPTLDFAAQPGRLARQAARAAELAGLDHRRLLAWITSYAALSAAWHLEDGDEAAAERTLGLAALAEHLG; this comes from the coding sequence ATGTTCACGCCGTGGCTGGGCCGGTGGGCGTTGACCCCGGACGGCGACCCCATCCAGACCCGGAGCAGCGACCTGCTGCCGGTCCGGTTTCGGGGGACCGCTGCCATGCTCAAGGTCGCCCGCACCGCGGAGGAACAGACCGGGCACCGCCTGATGGTCTGGCTGGACGGCGCCGGCGCGGCGCGGGTCTACGCCTACGAAGGCCCCGCCCTGCTGATGGAACGCCTGCCGGGAGGAGACCTGACCCTCCTTCCTCCCCGCGGCCACGACGACGAGGCGACCCGCGTGCTGTGCAGCGTCGCCGCGCACATCCACCAGCCCCGTCCCCGGCCCTGGCCGGAGCTGACTCCCCTGCGCGTGTGGTTCCGAAGTCTGGAAGCCGCCGCGCCGCGGGGTGGGCTGTACGCGCGCGCGTGGACGCAGGCCCGCGCGCTGCTGGACGACCCCCAGGACCGGCGGCCCCTGCACGGCGACCTGCACCACGGCAACGTGCGGCTCGGGGCCGGGGGCGAGTGGCGCGTCATCGACCCCAAGGGGCTGCTCGGCGAGCGGGGATTCGATTACGCCAACATCTTCTGCAATCCCACGCTGGACTTCGCCGCGCAGCCCGGCCGCCTCGCCCGGCAGGCGGCACGGGCGGCCGAACTCGCCGGACTGGACCACCGCCGCCTGCTGGCCTGGATCACGAGTTACGCTGCCCTCTCGGCAGCGTGGCATCTGGAGGACGGCGACGAGGCGGCGGCCGAGCGGACGCTGGGCCTCGCGGCGCTGGCCGAACACCTCGGCTGA
- a CDS encoding carbohydrate ABC transporter permease — MSAPASSTDRPGLGRAGMYLLLVIAALFFLVPVYLLFATAFKSPDAINLATAWHWPSALNWASFSDAWSKIGGNMGNSLFLAVVSTLLAALLGSLNGYALAKWKFKGANTLFALMLFGMFIPYQAILIPLFQFIKALGLYGSVWGLILAHVVYGLPITTLIFRNFYADVPDALVEAATIDGAGFWQIYSRVIFPISIPGFVVVIIWEFTQVWNEFLFAATLTNTTSQPVTYALSQLSGGQAVSWNLPMAGAILAALPTLLVYILLGRYFVRGLLAGSVKG; from the coding sequence ATGAGCGCCCCCGCATCCTCCACCGACCGTCCCGGCCTGGGCCGCGCAGGCATGTACCTGCTGCTCGTCATCGCCGCCCTGTTCTTCCTGGTGCCGGTCTACCTGCTGTTCGCTACTGCCTTCAAGAGCCCCGACGCCATCAATCTGGCGACCGCGTGGCACTGGCCCTCGGCCCTGAACTGGGCGAGCTTCTCCGACGCCTGGTCCAAGATCGGCGGGAACATGGGCAACAGCCTGTTCCTCGCCGTGGTGTCCACGCTGCTCGCCGCCCTGCTGGGCAGCCTGAACGGCTACGCGCTCGCCAAGTGGAAGTTCAAGGGCGCCAACACCCTCTTCGCCCTGATGCTCTTCGGCATGTTCATCCCGTATCAGGCGATCCTGATCCCGCTGTTCCAGTTCATCAAGGCTCTGGGACTGTACGGCAGTGTGTGGGGCCTGATCCTGGCGCACGTCGTGTACGGCCTGCCCATCACCACGCTGATCTTCCGCAACTTCTACGCGGACGTGCCCGACGCGCTCGTCGAGGCCGCGACCATCGACGGCGCGGGCTTCTGGCAGATCTACAGCCGCGTGATCTTCCCGATCAGCATTCCGGGCTTCGTGGTGGTCATCATCTGGGAATTCACCCAGGTCTGGAACGAGTTCCTGTTCGCTGCCACGCTGACGAACACGACCTCGCAGCCCGTGACCTACGCCCTGTCGCAGCTTTCGGGCGGTCAGGCGGTCTCGTGGAACCTCCCGATGGCCGGCGCCATCCTCGCCGCGCTGCCCACCCTGCTCGTCTATATCCTGCTGGGCCGCTACTTCGTGCGTGGCCTGCTGGCCGGCAGCGTCAAGGGCTGA
- a CDS encoding transglycosylase domain-containing protein, with translation MYYAWGRDLPSVADLDVLEYSGQTRVYDRTGGLIGTLTPSLSSGNSVNRDLIPLSQISQPLRKAVVTSEDRRFYEHHGVDYKGIARGLLKGLLRNDLEGGSSITQQVVKNTLLADYNQARTPERKFKEALLAYQLDRDFDKSKILNAYLNIVYWGDGGPRDIVGIQSAARAYFRKDAAQLSLAESAYLAVLIPAPNSRYRDFTAYRPLMRNLLDRMVEDGRVTRAQANEAWKTPIYPAGWRLGWNADGTVRSAVLENPDRLRQNLAATEQRTASRYEYQSYLQAVEKEMLPRVGRRALYGGGKIFTGMDIQAQQSAERASLNAALPDNATLGIALVNPANGEALALVGQKLTGDRPGDWNNAVQARRQVGSSIKPLLYTLALSQGWKQSDTVLDSPIGGDYQPQNYDGRWTGRFVTMRYALDHSLNLPTVRIGQEVGMDTFEAKLRQLGLTPPAQGGLSLSIGTLEASPLQMAAAYAAFANGGVYYAPSLVRRFEDKSGAVVYARPAPAGVRVWDAQTAWLGLDMLRGVVNDLTPYQGGLATKAQIPGWEVGGKTGTTNEIKDLWFAGVAPGVAGAVWVGRQEGGSLPSWAYSGDVPTPVWQQAVAGTLAGRSRTTFAQPAGITSRVVRQVNMAFREAEADQEPVERDGSRRNAPVQVARPVPESAASPVPVAPSTQEPQTDLPAPVQQDLAPVPAAPEGGWTSEYVPGSDGGASDQPGAVPADSSGLDQQGDTDDQSDAVSPAPEQPTPPEEGEQVSGDPPTEDQLPELPALDPVR, from the coding sequence ATGTACTACGCCTGGGGCCGCGACCTGCCCAGCGTGGCCGACCTCGACGTGCTGGAATACAGCGGCCAGACGCGGGTATACGACCGCACCGGCGGGCTTATCGGCACGCTGACCCCCAGCCTCAGCAGCGGCAACAGCGTGAACCGCGACCTGATCCCGCTGTCGCAGATCAGCCAGCCTCTGCGCAAGGCGGTCGTGACCAGTGAGGACCGGCGTTTCTACGAGCACCACGGTGTGGACTACAAGGGCATCGCGCGCGGGCTGCTCAAGGGGCTGCTGCGCAACGACCTGGAGGGCGGCAGTTCCATCACCCAGCAGGTGGTCAAGAACACGCTGCTCGCGGACTACAACCAGGCGCGCACTCCGGAGCGCAAGTTCAAGGAGGCGCTGCTGGCCTACCAGCTCGACCGCGACTTCGACAAGAGCAAGATCCTGAACGCCTATCTCAATATCGTGTACTGGGGCGACGGCGGTCCGCGCGACATCGTGGGTATTCAGAGCGCGGCGCGCGCCTACTTCCGCAAGGACGCCGCACAGCTGAGCCTGGCCGAGAGTGCGTACCTCGCCGTCCTTATTCCGGCGCCCAACAGCCGTTACCGCGACTTCACGGCGTACCGGCCACTGATGCGTAATCTCCTCGACCGCATGGTCGAAGACGGCCGCGTGACCCGCGCGCAGGCCAACGAGGCCTGGAAGACGCCCATCTACCCGGCCGGCTGGCGTCTGGGCTGGAACGCGGACGGCACCGTGCGCAGCGCCGTCCTGGAAAATCCCGACCGCCTGCGCCAGAACCTCGCGGCCACCGAGCAGCGGACCGCCAGCCGCTACGAGTACCAGTCGTACCTCCAGGCGGTCGAGAAGGAGATGCTGCCCAGGGTGGGGCGCCGGGCGCTGTACGGCGGCGGCAAGATCTTCACGGGGATGGACATCCAGGCGCAGCAGTCGGCCGAGCGTGCCAGTCTGAACGCGGCTCTGCCCGACAACGCCACCCTGGGAATCGCCCTGGTGAACCCGGCCAACGGTGAGGCGCTGGCGCTCGTGGGCCAGAAACTGACTGGCGACCGCCCCGGCGACTGGAACAATGCGGTGCAGGCCAGGCGGCAGGTGGGCAGCAGCATCAAGCCCCTGCTATACACCCTGGCCCTGTCGCAGGGCTGGAAACAGAGCGACACCGTTCTCGACTCGCCCATCGGGGGTGATTACCAGCCGCAGAACTACGACGGGCGTTGGACGGGCCGCTTCGTGACCATGCGTTACGCCCTGGACCACAGCCTCAACCTGCCGACCGTGCGGATCGGACAGGAGGTCGGCATGGACACCTTCGAGGCCAAGCTGCGGCAGCTCGGGCTCACGCCGCCGGCCCAGGGTGGCCTGAGCCTGAGCATCGGCACGCTGGAGGCCAGTCCCCTCCAGATGGCGGCCGCCTACGCCGCCTTCGCCAACGGGGGGGTGTACTACGCGCCCAGTCTGGTGCGCCGATTCGAGGACAAGAGCGGCGCCGTCGTCTACGCGCGTCCCGCACCGGCCGGCGTGCGGGTATGGGACGCCCAGACCGCTTGGCTGGGCCTGGACATGCTGCGCGGCGTGGTGAACGACCTGACCCCGTACCAGGGCGGGCTGGCGACCAAGGCGCAGATTCCCGGCTGGGAGGTCGGCGGCAAGACCGGCACCACGAACGAGATCAAGGACCTGTGGTTCGCCGGGGTCGCGCCCGGCGTGGCGGGGGCCGTGTGGGTCGGGCGCCAGGAGGGCGGGTCGCTGCCCTCCTGGGCCTACTCGGGCGACGTGCCCACCCCGGTGTGGCAGCAGGCGGTCGCGGGCACGCTGGCGGGGCGCAGCCGCACCACCTTCGCCCAGCCCGCGGGCATCACCTCCCGCGTGGTCCGGCAGGTCAATATGGCCTTCCGCGAGGCCGAGGCCGACCAGGAGCCGGTGGAGCGCGACGGCAGCCGCCGCAACGCTCCGGTTCAGGTGGCCCGCCCGGTTCCCGAGTCGGCCGCGTCGCCCGTCCCGGTGGCCCCGTCCACCCAGGAGCCGCAGACGGACCTGCCCGCGCCTGTTCAGCAGGACCTGGCCCCGGTGCCGGCGGCGCCCGAGGGCGGGTGGACGAGCGAGTACGTACCGGGCAGCGACGGGGGGGCGTCTGACCAGCCCGGCGCGGTTCCGGCCGATAGCTCGGGCCTGGACCAGCAGGGCGATACCGACGATCAGAGCGACGCCGTGTCGCCCGCCCCGGAGCAGCCCACTCCGCCGGAGGAGGGGGAACAGGTCTCGGGCGACCCACCCACTGAGGACCAGCTGCCCGAACTGCCGGCACTCGACCCGGTGCGGTAG
- a CDS encoding ribonuclease domain-containing protein: MTFKRTLLPLLLAAGLLAGCDSPGQAQTSQAQTSQTQTSSPRTSQTQPGPVRNTQTSAPRQTSGAARDPESGLAWVAVSALPREGQTLLETVARGGPFRYSRDGVTFGNREGVLPRQTRGYYREYTVRTPGESDRGTRRIVCGGQPETSTAECYYTADHYASFRRIRP; the protein is encoded by the coding sequence GTGACCTTCAAGCGCACCCTGCTGCCCCTGCTGCTGGCCGCCGGCCTGCTCGCCGGGTGCGATTCGCCCGGTCAGGCCCAGACGAGTCAGGCTCAGACGAGTCAGACCCAGACCAGCTCGCCACGAACCAGCCAGACCCAGCCCGGTCCGGTCCGGAACACTCAGACCTCTGCGCCGCGTCAGACCTCTGGCGCCGCCCGCGATCCCGAGAGTGGGCTGGCGTGGGTGGCGGTGAGTGCCCTGCCCCGCGAGGGTCAGACGCTGCTGGAGACGGTGGCGCGCGGCGGTCCCTTCCGCTACAGCAGGGACGGCGTGACCTTCGGCAACCGCGAGGGCGTCTTGCCCCGGCAGACGCGGGGTTACTACCGCGAATACACGGTCCGCACCCCTGGCGAGAGCGACCGGGGCACGCGGCGCATCGTGTGCGGCGGCCAGCCCGAAACGAGCACCGCCGAGTGCTACTACACCGCCGACCACTACGCCTCGTTCCGCAGGATCCGGCCATGA
- a CDS encoding barstar family protein, protein MINPFSDQPQGVQPAPHDVRLVAAGYQVAVREVDFGAVRDKDTLMLAFLAGLGLTQNFGRNWDALYDVLTDPSQRPARFALMLCDYARFRRRAAALARELEAVLFDAQNEAAGQGRSLWLLAEEPESDTGHW, encoded by the coding sequence ATGATCAACCCCTTTTCCGATCAGCCGCAGGGCGTGCAGCCGGCGCCGCACGACGTCCGGCTGGTGGCGGCCGGGTACCAGGTGGCGGTGCGCGAGGTGGATTTCGGGGCCGTGCGCGACAAGGACACCCTGATGCTCGCCTTTCTGGCGGGTCTGGGTCTGACCCAGAACTTCGGGCGCAACTGGGACGCGCTGTACGACGTGCTCACCGACCCGTCGCAGCGCCCGGCCCGCTTCGCCCTGATGCTGTGCGACTACGCCCGCTTTCGCCGCCGCGCCGCCGCTCTGGCCCGTGAGCTGGAGGCCGTGCTGTTCGACGCCCAGAACGAGGCTGCCGGGCAGGGGCGTTCTCTGTGGCTGCTGGCCGAGGAACCCGAGAGCGACACGGGCCACTGGTAG
- the rnhA gene encoding ribonuclease HI, whose protein sequence is MSRPSKPTYARKKTDAARDLLPLKAGIQPAVPIAGEEIELYSDGACDTTKGHGGWATILRYGERELVLSGNEEDTTNNRMELRGLLEGLRTLKRPCQVRVVTDSQYLRKAFTDGWILKWQRNGWKTAGGDPVKNRDLWDELIAQAGKHALTFVWVKGHAGHSENERVDVLAVQERKKLRAK, encoded by the coding sequence ATGTCGCGCCCCAGCAAGCCCACCTATGCCCGCAAGAAGACGGACGCGGCGCGTGACCTGCTGCCCCTCAAGGCCGGCATCCAGCCCGCCGTGCCCATCGCGGGCGAGGAGATCGAGCTGTACAGCGACGGGGCCTGCGACACCACCAAGGGGCACGGCGGCTGGGCGACCATCCTGCGTTACGGCGAGCGCGAACTCGTGCTAAGCGGCAACGAGGAGGACACCACCAACAACCGCATGGAGTTGCGCGGCCTGCTCGAAGGCCTGCGGACCCTCAAGCGGCCCTGTCAGGTGCGGGTGGTCACGGACAGCCAGTACCTCAGAAAGGCCTTCACCGACGGCTGGATTCTCAAGTGGCAGCGCAACGGCTGGAAGACGGCGGGCGGCGACCCGGTCAAGAACCGCGACCTGTGGGACGAACTGATCGCGCAGGCGGGCAAACATGCCCTGACCTTCGTCTGGGTCAAGGGACATGCCGGGCACAGCGAGAATGAGCGCGTGGACGTGCTGGCCGTACAGGAACGCAAGAAGCTGCGCGCGAAGTAG
- a CDS encoding DEAD/DEAH box helicase, translated as MTVAAPNLAKLLPAAPAGNLLQLPQVARAALFAAFPGPAVLLCTPERAATYASAGALGAPVSVNPGLRDWDARHDHVVLDVNTALDLFPARPEDHALTLAVGRSLPREDLLTRLERLGYERGEEPGFELRGDTLELRLAPGAGLPQSAEDGLWIRAEFFGDEVDTLRQLAPGELTGEKIERFTLEPTADYLSEVKWDATRLDLLPGRVFLDAPEFFASALGVLTDTLWPRLSGREVTVFGRSPLELPDLDTGLQPLPFYRARLTDLDRDVTEWRGAGYRVLILVRHDRTAAYLADKLLNTPDIPWLSVPRVPEGGLGFLRAGGEGGFVIPEHRTVVLTEDLIYGFQGGSALRGKKLAGKPVTDALGLQVNDYLIHPEHGIGQFQGLETRKVLGVTRDYLNLEYRGGARLSVPIEQLPVLRRHPGTTDDPPVLSSFDKKDWAKAKDKARKNAEAVAAKLLVQYAARQVTPGNSFGPQPEWDTQIEENFAFELTADQRTALKETFKDLEASNPADRLISGDVGFGKTEVALRAAHRVVGHGKQVAILVPTTLLAEQHTSTFVERFKGLPVRVEGLSRFTSDKQARAILGDLAQGKVDILIGTHRLLSGDITFKDLGLIIVDEEHRFGVSQKEKLRALRGLPDTGGGKIDVPEGVTAVDTLALSATPIPRTLYMSMVGLRDMSSIQTPPKGRRPIQTVLTPFDPVTVRDAIMTEIERGGKVFYIHDRIASIGARSLYLRTLVPEARIGVAHGRMNEEELEEIMMGFEQGAFDVLLSTTIVETGLDIPEANTILIERADRLGLAQLYQLRGRVGRRAQTAYAYLFYPPRMTENAQRRLWAIADLQDLGSGHLLAEKDMEIRGVGNILGEEQHGHVQAVSIDVYTELLAEAVARLKGEPVQAPPSVSINLPVDARLSPEYFAGPGGREDEEARIATYGRLSEARTLQAVSRVERDLRKKYGPPTPEVQNFIDLAKLRMTAVARRVLEIGETMTHLQITFAYKKLDYDAAGLRNFPHRTEVATFPPSVKLEKRGIKPDAYARTLIDLLGYFG; from the coding sequence GTGACGGTCGCCGCGCCCAACCTTGCCAAACTTCTGCCCGCAGCTCCGGCGGGCAACCTGCTGCAACTGCCGCAGGTCGCCCGCGCCGCGCTGTTCGCGGCCTTTCCCGGTCCCGCCGTGCTGCTGTGTACGCCCGAGCGCGCGGCGACCTACGCCTCGGCCGGCGCGCTCGGCGCTCCCGTGAGCGTGAATCCAGGTCTGCGCGACTGGGATGCCCGGCACGACCACGTCGTGCTGGACGTGAACACGGCGCTCGACCTCTTTCCTGCGCGCCCCGAGGACCACGCCCTGACGCTGGCGGTGGGCCGCAGCCTGCCCCGCGAGGACCTGCTGACGCGCCTGGAACGCCTGGGCTACGAGCGCGGCGAGGAACCCGGCTTCGAGCTGCGCGGCGACACGCTGGAACTGCGCCTGGCCCCCGGTGCCGGGCTGCCCCAGAGCGCCGAGGACGGCCTGTGGATCCGCGCCGAGTTCTTCGGCGACGAGGTCGACACCCTGCGCCAGCTCGCGCCCGGCGAGCTGACCGGCGAGAAGATCGAGCGCTTCACGCTGGAGCCCACCGCCGACTACCTCAGCGAGGTGAAGTGGGACGCCACCCGGCTGGACCTGCTGCCGGGGCGCGTATTTCTTGATGCCCCGGAGTTCTTCGCGTCGGCGCTGGGCGTCCTGACCGACACGCTCTGGCCCCGGCTCTCGGGCCGCGAGGTCACGGTATTCGGCCGCTCGCCGCTGGAACTGCCCGACCTCGATACCGGCCTCCAGCCCCTGCCCTTCTACCGCGCCCGCCTGACCGACCTGGACCGCGACGTGACCGAGTGGCGCGGCGCGGGCTACCGCGTGCTGATCCTGGTGCGCCACGACCGCACCGCTGCCTACCTGGCCGACAAACTGCTCAATACCCCGGATATTCCCTGGCTGAGCGTGCCGCGTGTGCCGGAGGGCGGGCTGGGCTTTCTGCGCGCAGGCGGTGAGGGCGGTTTCGTCATTCCCGAACACCGCACGGTGGTGCTCACCGAGGACCTGATCTACGGTTTCCAGGGCGGTTCGGCGCTGCGCGGCAAGAAACTGGCGGGCAAGCCGGTCACCGACGCGCTGGGCCTCCAGGTCAACGACTACCTCATCCACCCTGAACACGGCATCGGGCAGTTTCAGGGCCTGGAGACCCGCAAGGTGCTGGGCGTCACGCGCGATTACCTCAACCTCGAATACAGGGGCGGCGCGCGCCTGAGCGTACCTATCGAGCAACTGCCGGTGCTGCGGCGCCACCCCGGCACCACCGACGACCCGCCCGTCCTGAGCAGTTTCGACAAGAAGGACTGGGCCAAGGCCAAGGACAAGGCGCGCAAGAACGCCGAGGCGGTCGCCGCCAAGCTGCTCGTGCAGTACGCCGCGCGGCAGGTGACGCCGGGCAACAGCTTTGGGCCACAGCCCGAGTGGGATACGCAGATTGAGGAGAATTTCGCCTTCGAGCTGACGGCCGACCAGCGCACCGCCCTCAAGGAGACCTTCAAGGACCTGGAGGCCTCCAACCCCGCCGACCGCCTGATCTCGGGCGACGTGGGCTTCGGCAAGACCGAGGTGGCGTTGCGGGCCGCGCACCGCGTGGTTGGGCACGGCAAGCAGGTCGCCATCCTGGTGCCGACCACGCTACTGGCCGAGCAGCATACCTCGACCTTTGTCGAGCGCTTCAAGGGGCTGCCGGTGCGCGTCGAGGGCCTGTCGCGCTTCACGAGCGACAAGCAGGCGCGTGCCATCCTGGGCGACCTCGCCCAGGGCAAGGTGGACATTCTGATCGGCACGCACCGCCTGCTCTCGGGCGACATCACCTTCAAGGACCTGGGCCTCATCATCGTGGACGAGGAACACCGCTTCGGGGTGTCGCAGAAGGAGAAACTGCGTGCTCTGCGTGGCCTGCCCGACACCGGGGGTGGCAAGATTGACGTGCCCGAGGGCGTGACGGCCGTGGACACACTGGCGCTCTCGGCCACGCCCATTCCGCGCACGCTGTACATGAGCATGGTGGGCCTGCGCGACATGAGCAGCATCCAGACGCCGCCCAAGGGCCGCCGGCCCATCCAGACGGTCCTGACGCCCTTCGACCCCGTGACCGTGCGCGACGCGATCATGACCGAGATCGAGCGCGGCGGCAAAGTCTTCTACATCCACGACCGCATCGCCTCCATCGGGGCCCGCAGCCTGTACCTGCGGACCCTCGTCCCCGAGGCGCGTATCGGCGTGGCCCACGGCCGCATGAACGAGGAGGAGCTCGAGGAGATCATGATGGGGTTCGAGCAGGGCGCCTTCGACGTGCTGCTCTCGACGACCATCGTCGAAACGGGCCTGGACATCCCGGAGGCGAACACCATCCTGATCGAGCGCGCCGACCGTCTGGGCCTCGCGCAGCTCTACCAGCTCCGGGGGCGTGTGGGGCGCCGGGCGCAGACCGCCTACGCCTACCTGTTCTACCCGCCGCGCATGACCGAAAACGCGCAGCGCCGGCTGTGGGCCATCGCGGACCTGCAAGACCTCGGCAGCGGGCACCTGCTGGCCGAGAAGGACATGGAGATTCGCGGCGTCGGCAACATCCTGGGCGAGGAGCAGCACGGACACGTGCAGGCCGTGAGCATCGACGTGTATACCGAACTGCTCGCCGAGGCGGTCGCGCGGCTCAAGGGCGAGCCCGTGCAGGCGCCTCCCAGCGTGTCCATCAACCTGCCGGTGGACGCGCGGCTCTCGCCCGAATACTTTGCCGGGCCGGGTGGCCGCGAGGACGAGGAGGCGCGCATCGCCACCTACGGCCGGCTCTCGGAGGCACGGACCCTCCAGGCCGTCTCGCGCGTCGAGCGCGACCTGCGCAAGAAGTACGGCCCGCCCACCCCCGAGGTCCAGAACTTCATCGACCTCGCCAAGCTGCGCATGACAGCCGTCGCCCGGCGCGTGCTAGAGATCGGCGAGACGATGACCCACCTCCAGATCACCTTCGCGTACAAGAAGCTCGACTACGACGCCGCGGGCCTGCGGAACTTCCCGCACCGGACCGAAGTGGCGACCTTTCCACCCTCGGTGAAGCTGGAGAAGCGCGGCATCAAGCCCGACGCGTACGCGCGCACCCTGATTGATCTGCTGGGGTATTTCGGGTGA